One Gordonia zhaorongruii DNA segment encodes these proteins:
- a CDS encoding alpha/beta hydrolase family protein, which translates to MESQEITFTGSDGETLHGTLDLPPKEPETFGLMAHCFTGGRNHPATRRVARELTARGMAVLRFDFTGFGDSGGEFAESTFSSNVADLGLAASWLREHHRAPTLLVGHSLGGAAAIPAALEIPEVAAVVTIGAPSDPGHVTHLFAGILDDVQRDGRAEVILGGQRVTVSREFVQDLHDSDIHNAARALDRPLLIMHAPDDELVEIRNANGIYRAARHPKSFIALDGADHLLSKPKHARRAAQLIAAWADPYLPDTFTPEAD; encoded by the coding sequence ATGGAGTCGCAAGAGATCACATTCACCGGGTCCGACGGTGAGACGCTCCACGGAACACTGGACCTGCCACCCAAGGAGCCGGAGACCTTCGGACTCATGGCCCACTGCTTCACCGGTGGCCGCAACCATCCGGCCACCAGGAGGGTCGCTCGCGAACTGACCGCACGCGGGATGGCCGTCCTCCGGTTCGACTTCACCGGTTTCGGCGATTCCGGCGGCGAGTTCGCCGAATCGACCTTCTCCTCCAACGTGGCCGACCTCGGGCTGGCCGCATCGTGGCTGCGTGAGCACCACCGCGCTCCCACCCTGCTGGTCGGGCACTCGCTCGGCGGAGCCGCCGCCATCCCGGCAGCGCTCGAGATTCCCGAGGTGGCCGCCGTCGTGACGATCGGCGCCCCGTCCGATCCCGGTCACGTCACCCACCTGTTCGCGGGGATTCTCGACGACGTGCAGCGCGATGGGCGCGCCGAAGTGATCCTCGGCGGACAGCGCGTCACCGTCTCCCGCGAGTTCGTGCAGGACCTGCACGACTCCGACATCCACAACGCCGCCCGCGCACTGGACCGCCCGCTGCTCATCATGCACGCGCCCGACGACGAGCTGGTCGAGATCCGGAACGCCAACGGCATCTACCGTGCGGCTCGGCATCCCAAGTCCTTCATCGCACTCGACGGTGCGGATCACCTGCTGTCGAAGCCGAAGCACGCCCGACGCGCGGCACAGCTGATCGCGGCCTGGGCCGACCCCTACCTCCCCGACACCTTCACACCCGAAGCCGACTGA
- the catC gene encoding muconolactone Delta-isomerase, producing MLFHVRMDVKIPNDLDPEVKAETVAREKAYSQDLQRSGKWPHIWRIVGEYSNYSIFDVADNGELHGILSGLPLFPYMDITVTPLATHPSDIAAG from the coding sequence ATGCTCTTCCACGTTCGAATGGACGTCAAGATCCCCAACGACCTCGACCCCGAGGTCAAAGCCGAGACCGTCGCCCGCGAGAAGGCGTACTCCCAGGACCTGCAGCGGTCCGGTAAGTGGCCGCACATCTGGCGGATCGTCGGCGAGTACTCCAACTACTCGATCTTCGATGTCGCGGACAACGGCGAACTGCACGGCATCCTGTCCGGCCTGCCGCTGTTTCCGTACATGGACATCACGGTCACCCCGCTCGCCACTCACCCATCCGACATCGCCGCGGGCTGA
- a CDS encoding anti-sigma factor, with product MTDREWLDDHVELYAIDSLPADENDEVQAQLNELPASRRVDYDDQIADVQELMAEYAQRYRQDTPATLRARVLADFDAGIGHVRTGTTGAAARSGSDTDFGSTGAGHAAAVTPIERARDRRRMAMLVGAAAAAIAVALGAGVIVGRSTAPETSKTTTAQNDAASVFTAPDAVVSKGTLDDARGVLTIVSSKTRNQAVATLRGAGRPLPDERTLQLWMVGKQAQPVSAGLFGDAAPPVVIDGLDGTAAFAVTLEPRGGSPAPTTPLLTQVKI from the coding sequence ATGACCGACCGCGAGTGGCTCGACGACCACGTGGAGCTGTATGCCATCGACAGCCTCCCTGCCGACGAGAACGACGAGGTTCAGGCTCAGCTCAACGAGCTGCCCGCCTCTCGCCGGGTCGATTACGACGACCAGATCGCCGACGTCCAGGAGTTGATGGCCGAGTACGCCCAGCGCTATCGGCAGGACACGCCTGCGACGCTGCGTGCGAGAGTGCTCGCCGATTTCGATGCCGGCATCGGCCATGTGCGCACCGGAACCACCGGTGCAGCCGCGCGTTCCGGTTCGGATACGGATTTCGGTTCCACCGGAGCGGGTCACGCCGCGGCCGTCACACCGATCGAGCGGGCACGCGACCGACGGCGGATGGCCATGCTGGTCGGCGCCGCAGCTGCCGCGATCGCGGTCGCCCTCGGCGCCGGGGTCATCGTCGGACGATCGACGGCCCCGGAGACGTCGAAGACCACGACCGCGCAGAACGACGCGGCATCGGTGTTCACCGCGCCGGATGCTGTGGTCTCGAAGGGCACCCTCGACGACGCGCGCGGAGTGCTGACCATCGTGAGCTCCAAAACGCGCAACCAGGCGGTCGCGACGCTGCGTGGGGCAGGCAGGCCACTGCCCGACGAACGCACACTGCAGCTGTGGATGGTGGGCAAGCAGGCGCAACCGGTCTCTGCCGGACTGTTCGGCGACGCCGCCCCGCCGGTCGTAATCGACGGTCTCGACGGCACTGCGGCATTCGCGGTGACGCTCGAGCCGCGCGGTGGCTCCCCTGCACCGACCACGCCGTTGCTCACCCAGGTCAAGATCTAG
- the sigK gene encoding ECF RNA polymerase sigma factor SigK — protein MNRTDPGNDLAHLLVESAAGDHSAFARLYDLTSARVYGLVLRILHDRSHAEEVVQESYLRYWQHASEYDPARGSVISWMMTIAHRRSVDRVRSEELHRQRGSQYSTANTAVPPAPVTEPLEQREEAATLRQCLSRLTELQRNSIELSYFSGMTYPEVAAHTATPLPTIKSRIRDGLRSLRTCVKTGEQ, from the coding sequence ATGAACCGGACCGACCCAGGCAACGACCTGGCACACCTGCTGGTCGAGTCCGCAGCCGGTGACCACAGCGCATTCGCGCGTCTCTACGATCTCACCAGCGCGCGCGTGTACGGCCTGGTGCTGCGCATCCTCCACGACCGGAGCCACGCAGAAGAAGTGGTTCAGGAGTCCTACCTGCGGTACTGGCAGCACGCATCGGAGTACGACCCGGCACGCGGCAGCGTCATCAGCTGGATGATGACGATCGCGCATCGGCGATCAGTTGACCGGGTCCGATCGGAGGAACTGCACCGGCAGCGCGGCTCGCAGTACTCGACCGCGAACACCGCAGTGCCACCCGCCCCGGTCACCGAGCCGCTGGAACAACGCGAGGAAGCGGCCACTCTGCGCCAGTGCCTCAGCCGGCTGACAGAGCTCCAGCGGAACAGCATCGAACTGTCGTACTTCAGTGGAATGACCTACCCCGAGGTCGCCGCTCACACGGCGACCCCGCTACCCACCATCAAGTCCCGCATTCGCGACGGATTGCGCAGTCTGCGCACGTGCGTCAAGACTGGAGAGCAATGA
- a CDS encoding mandelate racemase/muconate lactonizing enzyme family protein: MKITAVEAIPFAIPYVKPLRFASGEVRTAQHVLVRVHTEDGVIGTAEAPPRPFTYGETQKGIVAVVNDVFAPEVVGTTLLQREVIRDRLERTIGNPTAKSAIDMAVWDALGKTLEQSVSELLGGFTDSLRVSHMLGFAEPDVMVAEAERMRETYGISTFKVKVGRKPVSLDTVVVRALREHFGDDIDLYVDGNRGWTPRESARAMQEMADLDLLYAEELCPADDVLGRRWLVDQVDVPFIADESVPTPADVTREVLSGAATAVSIKTARTGFTTSQRVHHLAEGLGLDVVMGNQIDGQVGTACTLAFGTAFERTARQAGELSNFLDMQDDLLAQPLQIVDGRLQRLPGDGIGIEIDADKLAEYRIDR, translated from the coding sequence ATGAAGATCACCGCCGTCGAAGCGATCCCCTTCGCGATCCCGTATGTGAAGCCGCTTCGTTTCGCCTCGGGCGAGGTCCGCACCGCGCAGCACGTGCTGGTGCGGGTGCACACCGAGGACGGTGTCATCGGAACCGCCGAGGCCCCGCCGCGACCCTTCACCTATGGGGAGACGCAGAAGGGCATCGTCGCCGTCGTCAACGACGTGTTCGCGCCCGAGGTCGTCGGAACCACGCTGCTCCAGCGCGAAGTGATCCGGGATCGCCTGGAGCGGACCATCGGCAATCCGACCGCGAAGTCGGCTATCGACATGGCCGTCTGGGACGCGCTCGGAAAGACCCTCGAGCAATCGGTCTCCGAACTCCTGGGCGGGTTCACCGACAGCCTCCGCGTCTCGCACATGCTCGGCTTCGCCGAACCCGACGTGATGGTCGCCGAGGCGGAGCGGATGCGCGAGACCTACGGCATCAGCACGTTCAAGGTGAAGGTCGGCCGCAAGCCGGTCTCTCTCGACACCGTCGTGGTCCGCGCGCTGCGCGAGCACTTCGGCGACGACATCGACCTGTACGTCGACGGCAACCGCGGCTGGACGCCGCGCGAATCCGCACGGGCGATGCAGGAGATGGCCGACCTCGACCTCCTCTACGCCGAGGAGCTGTGCCCCGCGGACGACGTCCTGGGACGCCGCTGGCTCGTCGACCAGGTGGATGTTCCGTTCATCGCAGACGAGTCCGTGCCGACCCCCGCCGACGTGACGCGCGAAGTGCTCAGCGGTGCCGCGACCGCCGTCAGCATCAAGACCGCACGGACCGGATTCACCACATCTCAGCGCGTCCACCATCTCGCCGAGGGGCTCGGACTGGACGTCGTGATGGGCAACCAGATCGACGGCCAGGTCGGCACCGCCTGCACCCTGGCCTTCGGTACGGCATTCGAGCGCACGGCGCGCCAGGCAGGCGAACTCTCCAACTTCCTCGACATGCAGGACGACCTGCTCGCGCAGCCGCTGCAGATCGTCGACGGTCGCCTGCAGCGCCTACCCGGCGACGGCATCGGCATCGAGATCGACGCCGACAAACTCGCCGAGTACCGGATCGACCGATGA
- a CDS encoding AAA family ATPase, giving the protein MLAAPTSLVAATSSEDLAAAREQARSWRSPQIGLADHVLTDAALVDLADTAVAVSDDSFGRAVAAIRSARAGDFPPVPDIGAAAEMFHSFLTRDRIDGWLYVREPDGYLHPYLVMKLSLENADRTHGPRIKFTMEADNPTVKRPSRAPRILYFEETEIVGKAPADVLLSGGAYRETSALKAEYRERRKRFTEIIDSGFGTQYTFTGRAVHTDDYRSANTRAGRKVVHDVAPDEIASLRMVAPSTLFDEGEFGPVPVITAVRVFDLAAQDFLDVNTGDLAEYRYDVHLQDKLVLPDDQRELLNILTTDISVFTGDIIDGKSAGNVILAKGRPGVGKTLTAEVYAEVTRRPLYSIHSGSLGVTPELVRKNLEVIFDRAKRWDAVLLLDEADVFVMERGFDLSQNAIVAEFLRTLEYFDGLLFLTTNRIDGVDEAILARCAAVIEYRPPEPDAAREVWRILAAGNDVVLPDDLLDDLIGGFPDITPRDIKMLLRLALRMAAHRGVPLDTDIFATSAHFRGLNYVPPASR; this is encoded by the coding sequence GTGCTGGCAGCACCCACGTCGTTGGTGGCGGCGACCTCGTCCGAGGACCTGGCGGCCGCACGCGAGCAGGCGAGGTCGTGGCGCTCACCGCAGATCGGTCTGGCCGACCACGTCCTGACCGATGCGGCACTCGTCGATCTCGCCGACACCGCCGTCGCCGTCTCCGACGACTCGTTCGGCCGTGCGGTGGCGGCGATCCGATCGGCCCGGGCCGGCGATTTCCCGCCCGTTCCGGACATCGGCGCGGCGGCCGAGATGTTCCACTCGTTCCTCACTCGCGATCGCATCGACGGCTGGCTGTACGTCCGCGAACCCGATGGGTACCTGCACCCGTATCTCGTCATGAAGCTCTCTCTCGAGAACGCGGACCGCACGCACGGTCCCCGGATCAAGTTCACGATGGAGGCCGACAACCCCACGGTGAAACGGCCCTCGCGGGCACCGCGGATCCTCTACTTCGAGGAGACCGAGATCGTCGGGAAGGCTCCCGCCGACGTGCTGCTGTCCGGCGGCGCCTACCGCGAGACCAGCGCGCTCAAGGCCGAGTACCGAGAGCGCAGGAAGCGCTTCACCGAGATCATCGACAGTGGTTTCGGCACGCAGTACACCTTCACCGGGCGGGCGGTGCACACCGACGACTACCGGTCCGCCAACACACGTGCAGGTCGGAAGGTGGTGCACGACGTCGCACCAGACGAGATCGCGTCGTTGCGGATGGTGGCGCCGTCCACGTTGTTCGACGAGGGCGAGTTCGGGCCGGTTCCGGTGATCACCGCCGTGCGGGTGTTCGATCTCGCGGCCCAGGACTTCCTGGACGTGAACACGGGTGACCTCGCGGAATACCGCTACGACGTGCATCTGCAGGACAAGCTCGTCCTGCCCGACGATCAGCGCGAGTTGCTCAACATCCTGACCACCGACATCTCGGTGTTCACCGGCGACATCATCGACGGCAAGTCGGCGGGAAACGTGATCCTCGCCAAGGGGCGTCCCGGTGTCGGCAAGACCCTCACCGCCGAGGTGTACGCCGAGGTCACGCGACGCCCGCTCTACTCGATTCACTCCGGGTCCCTCGGCGTCACACCGGAACTCGTCCGGAAGAACCTCGAGGTGATCTTCGATCGCGCAAAGCGGTGGGACGCGGTCCTGCTGCTCGACGAGGCGGACGTGTTCGTCATGGAGCGCGGATTCGACCTGAGTCAGAACGCGATCGTCGCCGAGTTCCTGCGCACCCTCGAGTACTTCGACGGTCTGCTGTTCCTCACCACCAACCGGATCGACGGCGTCGACGAGGCGATCCTCGCGCGGTGCGCGGCGGTGATCGAGTACCGGCCACCGGAGCCCGATGCCGCCCGCGAGGTGTGGAGGATCCTCGCTGCGGGGAACGACGTGGTGCTGCCCGATGATCTCCTCGACGATCTGATCGGCGGCTTCCCGGACATCACGCCCCGCGACATCAAGATGCTTCTGCGGCTCGCCCTGCGCATGGCGGCTCATCGGGGTGTGCCGTTGGATACGGACATCTTCGCGACGAGCGCGCACTTCCGCGGTCTGAACTACGTCCCGCCTGCGAGTCGGTGA
- a CDS encoding MaoC/PaaZ C-terminal domain-containing protein, whose protein sequence is MPIDPAVAVGADLGEQTFSWTPREIALYNLAVGGASDPMDTVGLQYIDDAAPKTLPSFATVAANFLATEAPTVSFPGVDIDLAKVVHGSQQVRVHRPLPAEGTATTRTRIAEIQDKGSAAVIIQESETVDDQGNALWTARSSIFAKGEGGFGGERGTSNKVEIPDRDPDHVITVPTLPQQALLYRLCGDRNPLHSDPGFAERAGFPRPILHGLCTYGAVCRAVIDSVYGGDAAKVVDYSVTFAGVVFPGETLRIDAWEDGDRLLARTSVVDRDGAAALGNVVFRTS, encoded by the coding sequence ATGCCCATCGATCCCGCTGTCGCCGTCGGCGCCGACCTCGGCGAGCAGACCTTCTCGTGGACGCCCCGCGAGATCGCGCTCTACAACCTCGCCGTCGGAGGTGCGAGCGACCCCATGGACACCGTGGGGCTGCAGTACATCGACGACGCCGCGCCCAAGACCCTGCCGTCGTTCGCGACGGTCGCGGCCAACTTCCTCGCGACCGAGGCCCCGACGGTGTCGTTCCCCGGCGTGGACATCGATCTGGCGAAGGTGGTGCACGGAAGCCAGCAGGTCCGCGTGCACCGCCCACTGCCTGCCGAGGGCACCGCGACGACGCGGACCCGGATCGCCGAGATCCAGGACAAGGGCTCGGCGGCCGTGATCATCCAGGAGTCGGAGACCGTGGACGATCAGGGGAACGCCCTGTGGACCGCGCGATCGTCGATCTTCGCGAAGGGCGAGGGCGGCTTCGGGGGCGAACGCGGGACGTCGAACAAGGTCGAGATCCCCGACCGCGATCCGGACCACGTGATCACCGTGCCGACACTGCCGCAGCAGGCGCTCCTGTACCGGCTGTGCGGCGATCGGAACCCACTGCACAGTGATCCGGGATTCGCTGAGCGCGCGGGCTTTCCACGTCCGATCCTGCACGGGCTGTGCACCTACGGCGCGGTGTGCCGAGCGGTCATCGACAGTGTGTACGGCGGCGACGCGGCGAAGGTCGTCGACTACTCGGTGACGTTCGCCGGAGTCGTGTTCCCCGGTGAGACGCTTCGCATCGACGCCTGGGAGGATGGCGACCGACTGCTCGCGAGGACGAGCGTCGTCGACCGAGACGGCGCAGCGGCTCTGGGCAACGTCGTGTTCCGCACTTCCTAA
- a CDS encoding MFS transporter: MMRVGRRTGDGSMTFRSIWLIFTACAAVSLVVAAMAALNTALPDIAVDTGATNAEMTWIIDGYTLVLAALLLPAGAIGDRIGRRTVLLVGLAVFGTASLAAVWVDGPTSLIVTRVGAGVGAALIMPSTLSLITAGVPREKRAIAISVWAAVAGAGAIAGFFVTGLLLNFFHWNSVFIAFAASSAATFLLTLTIGSSKDEHPGRFDVLGSLTSMSAVAGVVYGLLEGPHRGWTDPLILVCLIGGAGLIVAFVRIEQRRTDPLLDVGLFRNRAFASGSLSVALQFLASFGLFYLVLQQLQMVYGYSALKSAVALFPMVAGVGVFAMLGNWIAVRFDSLRFVLATGIGITAAGVILLGVVDTDEYWKLGVLLSVCAVGIGLATAPSTTAIMSNTPLENQGVGSAVNDTAREFGAAIGIALAGSIMAAGYEARIGATAAAAKNQIGAFDPAAGAQAEEAIRGSLAGAVKVSDSLPGQASQLAHEIVSGAQGAFLPPMQSACLVLGGTLAVGALFLGWFAPRKILEPAC, translated from the coding sequence ATGATGCGTGTCGGACGACGAACCGGTGACGGCTCCATGACCTTCCGGTCGATCTGGCTGATCTTCACCGCCTGCGCCGCCGTGAGCCTGGTCGTCGCGGCGATGGCCGCCCTCAACACCGCCCTCCCCGACATCGCCGTGGACACCGGGGCCACCAACGCGGAGATGACGTGGATCATCGACGGTTACACGCTGGTCCTGGCCGCACTGCTGCTCCCCGCGGGTGCGATCGGCGACCGGATCGGGCGACGCACCGTTCTCCTCGTCGGCCTGGCCGTCTTCGGCACCGCATCGCTCGCTGCCGTGTGGGTCGACGGCCCGACCTCCCTCATCGTCACCCGCGTCGGTGCGGGCGTCGGCGCGGCACTCATCATGCCGAGCACCCTGTCGCTGATCACCGCGGGCGTCCCGCGGGAGAAGCGCGCGATCGCCATCAGCGTGTGGGCGGCGGTAGCGGGCGCGGGAGCGATCGCCGGCTTCTTCGTCACCGGTCTCCTGCTCAACTTCTTCCACTGGAACTCGGTCTTCATCGCATTCGCCGCCTCCTCCGCTGCGACCTTTCTGCTCACGCTCACCATCGGCAGTTCGAAGGACGAACACCCCGGGCGGTTCGACGTCCTCGGCTCCCTCACCTCGATGTCGGCGGTCGCAGGCGTCGTCTACGGACTCCTCGAGGGGCCGCATCGCGGCTGGACGGATCCCCTCATCCTGGTCTGCCTGATCGGCGGAGCCGGACTCATCGTCGCGTTCGTCCGCATCGAGCAACGTCGGACCGACCCCCTGCTCGACGTCGGACTCTTCCGCAATCGCGCGTTCGCGTCCGGCTCACTGTCGGTGGCGCTGCAGTTCCTCGCCTCGTTCGGCCTGTTCTACCTGGTCCTCCAGCAACTCCAGATGGTGTACGGCTACTCGGCCCTCAAGTCGGCTGTGGCGCTGTTCCCGATGGTGGCAGGCGTCGGAGTGTTCGCCATGCTCGGCAACTGGATCGCCGTGCGATTCGATTCGCTCCGCTTCGTTCTCGCCACCGGCATCGGCATCACGGCCGCGGGGGTGATCCTGCTCGGCGTGGTCGACACCGACGAGTACTGGAAACTCGGCGTCCTGCTCAGCGTCTGCGCCGTGGGGATCGGGTTGGCGACCGCCCCGTCGACGACCGCCATCATGTCGAACACCCCGCTCGAGAACCAGGGAGTCGGTTCGGCGGTCAACGACACCGCACGCGAGTTCGGCGCCGCGATCGGCATCGCACTCGCCGGAAGCATCATGGCGGCCGGATACGAGGCTCGCATCGGCGCGACCGCCGCGGCGGCGAAGAACCAGATCGGCGCGTTCGACCCAGCGGCCGGCGCACAGGCCGAGGAGGCCATCCGCGGCTCGCTCGCCGGCGCGGTCAAGGTGAGCGACAGCCTGCCGGGGCAGGCATCGCAACTCGCCCACGAGATCGTCTCGGGCGCCCAGGGCGCATTCCTGCCACCGATGCAGTCCGCATGCCTGGTGCTCGGCGGAACGCTCGCGGTGGGCGCCCTCTTCCTCGGCTGGTTCGCACCCCGCAAGATCCTCGAACCGGCCTGCTGA
- the catA gene encoding catechol 1,2-dioxygenase — protein MTDTSFESEATAKAAESGANASVQFRERMAANAAGSGPIDHERVDYLASKAVKALNDIVIEDKVSYAEYNALKAWLIKVGEDGEWPLFLDVWLEHSVEEVANEHREGSKGTIEGPYYMSGSPEIEWNGTIPMRDDEPGTPFVFSGQVRSVDGRPLAGAKLELWHADNLGFYSQFAPGLPEWNLRGTFIANEEGRYEIHTIRPAPYQIPTDGACGQLIAAADWHAWRPAHLHFKVSAPEHELNTSQLYFPGDPHNGDDIASAVKPELILDPKPNPNGEGEITEYDFVLDPEA, from the coding sequence ATGACCGACACCAGTTTCGAATCCGAGGCCACCGCCAAGGCCGCCGAATCCGGCGCCAACGCCTCGGTGCAGTTCCGTGAGCGCATGGCCGCCAATGCGGCGGGCTCCGGCCCCATCGACCACGAGCGCGTCGACTACCTGGCCAGCAAGGCCGTCAAGGCGCTCAACGACATCGTCATCGAGGACAAGGTCAGCTACGCCGAGTACAACGCGCTCAAGGCATGGCTGATCAAGGTCGGCGAGGACGGCGAGTGGCCGCTGTTCCTGGACGTCTGGCTCGAGCACTCCGTCGAGGAGGTCGCCAACGAGCACCGCGAGGGCAGCAAGGGAACCATCGAGGGCCCGTACTACATGAGCGGATCACCCGAGATCGAGTGGAACGGCACCATCCCGATGCGCGACGACGAGCCGGGCACCCCGTTCGTCTTCTCCGGACAGGTGCGTTCGGTCGATGGCCGCCCGCTGGCCGGAGCCAAGCTGGAGCTGTGGCACGCCGACAACCTCGGCTTCTACTCGCAGTTCGCACCGGGACTGCCCGAGTGGAACCTGCGCGGCACGTTCATCGCGAACGAGGAGGGCCGTTACGAGATCCACACGATCCGCCCCGCCCCGTACCAGATCCCGACCGACGGGGCCTGCGGTCAGCTCATCGCGGCGGCCGACTGGCACGCCTGGCGTCCCGCGCACCTGCACTTCAAGGTGAGCGCACCCGAGCACGAGCTGAACACGAGCCAGTTGTACTTCCCGGGTGACCCGCACAACGGTGACGACATCGCGTCCGCGGTGAAGCCCGAGCTGATCCTCGATCCGAAGCCGAACCCGAACGGCGAGGGCGAGATCACCGAGTACGACTTCGTCCTCGATCCCGAGGCCTGA
- the kstD gene encoding 3-oxosteroid 1-dehydrogenase: MAEEEFDVIVVGAGAAGMSAALTAATKGLKTVLIEKSPYWGGSTSRSGGGVWIPNNTVLRRDGVDDTVDAARTYVHSIIGEHAPAERIDTYIDRGPEALDYLMAHAPLDLEWVKGYSDYYPEAPGGRAGGRSCEPKPFDAARLGDDLDTLHPQYTKAPLNMVVLQSDYRWLNTGLRHWRGPLRMAKVGARFFWARARGKKMIAMGAALAAELLLGCREAGVDIRLNTPLHELITENGKVVGVRTRTTESNDDDTTVDAIETELRARHGVILGTGGFENNEEMRAKYQRAPIGSQWTTGAPSNTGDGINAAIGAGAGVSLMNDSWWGPTIPLPKGPWFALSERSVPGTFIVNLNGERFMNESLPYVEAVHQMYGGTFGQGEGPGENVPSWLIFDQRCRNRYLFAGVTARQPLPKSWLKSGVVVKAATIAELAEKTGLPAEKLVSTTDRFNEFARSGVDADFHRGDSSYDHYYGDITNKPNPSLGAVDKGPFYAVKMVPGDLGTKGGVDTDTAGRALREDGSVIDGLYASGNTSAPVMGHTYAGPGATIGPAMVFGYLAALDVVTRSQQNDVSRTGA; the protein is encoded by the coding sequence ATGGCCGAGGAAGAATTCGACGTCATCGTCGTGGGGGCGGGAGCAGCGGGCATGTCAGCCGCACTCACCGCCGCCACGAAGGGCCTCAAGACGGTCCTGATCGAGAAGTCCCCCTACTGGGGCGGCTCCACCTCCCGCTCCGGCGGCGGCGTCTGGATCCCGAACAACACCGTGCTGCGGCGCGACGGCGTCGACGACACCGTCGATGCGGCTCGCACTTACGTCCACTCCATCATCGGCGAGCACGCGCCGGCTGAGCGCATCGACACCTACATCGACCGCGGGCCGGAAGCTCTCGACTACCTGATGGCGCACGCGCCGCTCGACCTCGAATGGGTCAAGGGCTACTCGGACTACTACCCCGAAGCCCCGGGCGGACGAGCAGGCGGACGTTCCTGCGAGCCGAAGCCGTTCGACGCTGCACGCCTCGGCGACGACCTCGACACTCTGCACCCGCAGTACACCAAGGCGCCGCTGAACATGGTGGTCCTGCAGTCCGACTACCGCTGGCTCAACACCGGTCTGCGCCACTGGCGCGGACCGCTGCGCATGGCCAAGGTCGGCGCCCGGTTCTTCTGGGCACGTGCGCGCGGCAAGAAGATGATCGCGATGGGCGCAGCACTGGCGGCCGAGCTGCTCCTCGGCTGCCGCGAGGCGGGCGTCGACATCCGGCTCAACACGCCACTGCACGAACTGATCACCGAGAACGGCAAGGTCGTCGGCGTGCGGACCCGAACCACCGAGTCCAACGACGACGACACGACGGTCGACGCCATCGAGACCGAACTGCGCGCCAGGCACGGCGTCATCCTCGGCACCGGCGGGTTCGAGAACAACGAGGAGATGCGCGCGAAGTACCAGCGCGCCCCGATCGGTTCGCAGTGGACCACGGGCGCCCCGTCGAACACCGGCGACGGCATCAACGCGGCGATCGGTGCGGGTGCCGGCGTCTCCCTGATGAACGACTCCTGGTGGGGCCCCACCATCCCGCTGCCGAAGGGTCCCTGGTTCGCACTCTCGGAGCGGTCGGTCCCGGGCACCTTCATCGTCAACCTGAACGGTGAGCGCTTCATGAACGAGTCACTCCCCTACGTGGAGGCCGTCCACCAGATGTACGGCGGCACGTTCGGCCAGGGAGAGGGCCCCGGCGAGAACGTTCCGTCGTGGCTCATCTTCGATCAGCGCTGCCGCAACCGGTACCTGTTCGCAGGCGTCACCGCGCGGCAGCCGCTGCCGAAGAGCTGGCTCAAGTCCGGCGTGGTCGTGAAGGCGGCCACCATCGCCGAACTGGCCGAGAAGACGGGTCTGCCCGCGGAGAAGCTGGTCTCGACCACCGACCGCTTCAACGAATTCGCCCGCTCCGGCGTCGACGCCGACTTCCACCGCGGCGACAGCAGCTACGACCATTACTACGGCGACATCACCAACAAGCCCAACCCGAGCCTCGGCGCCGTCGACAAGGGGCCGTTCTACGCGGTCAAGATGGTTCCGGGCGATCTGGGGACCAAGGGCGGTGTGGACACCGACACGGCAGGCCGTGCGCTTCGCGAGGACGGCAGTGTCATCGACGGCCTCTACGCGTCTGGAAATACCAGCGCGCCGGTGATGGGCCATACCTACGCCGGCCCGGGCGCCACCATCGGCCCCGCGATGGTGTTCGGATACCTCGCCGCACTCGACGTGGTGACCCGATCGCAGCAGAACGACGTTTCCCGTACAGGAGCCTGA
- a CDS encoding DUF6918 family protein encodes MSTSLLPTLDGNREAMATDLATVIDAEVRKQSGLSGTALKGAYSAAQKFKPGVVQTATGKMLPDFLTALSPLWDSKPADVAFGDHLTANGDEAAEALLAVTDGQAESAPNVLAKAYRSVRGKAKGYVIDALGPVGDVIEKYAA; translated from the coding sequence ATGTCAACGTCTTTGCTTCCCACACTGGACGGCAACCGGGAGGCGATGGCCACCGATCTCGCCACTGTGATCGACGCCGAGGTTCGCAAGCAGTCGGGCCTGTCGGGTACGGCGCTGAAGGGCGCCTACTCCGCCGCTCAGAAGTTCAAGCCGGGCGTGGTGCAGACCGCAACCGGCAAGATGCTTCCCGATTTCCTGACTGCGCTGTCGCCGCTGTGGGACTCCAAGCCCGCGGACGTCGCATTCGGCGATCACCTGACTGCCAACGGCGACGAGGCCGCCGAAGCACTGCTGGCCGTAACGGACGGTCAGGCCGAGTCGGCGCCGAACGTGCTCGCGAAGGCGTACCGCAGTGTGCGCGGTAAGGCCAAGGGCTACGTGATCGACGCACTCGGCCCTGTGGGCGACGTGATCGAGAAGTACGCAGCATGA